Proteins from one Triticum aestivum cultivar Chinese Spring chromosome 7A, IWGSC CS RefSeq v2.1, whole genome shotgun sequence genomic window:
- the LOC123152899 gene encoding wall-associated receptor kinase 4-like, protein MSITPWHYHSQTQLLLPLLLIALAAATRLVVLGAAAEKQGQPITLPGCPDKCGDISLPFPFGLAAMPGCFLEGFEVSCNDSFDPPRAFLAYPGLSQSVTRYSYIYSGAANITGRVRDMNITVVVAPFELIGVSSAKGEVQVYGAVASVCSTNADNFVKTRQATYLVDTLSINGEGPSPFLLSMTRNVLVGIGWDVDAMVSSSIGGKVGNSYFLTCESDLRGNLHDATNGSCSRRGCCQPSFPEAAPLDRFSVNVDGPYNNTLWETNPCSYAMVVESSWYNFSTPDLYGDELQRKILPRGVPYVLDFAIRSGSCPPEGQPSPVCASADSYCANATRGPGFVCKCLPHYEGNPYITGGCKDIDECEHPDLYPCSGTCINKPGGYDCPCQRGEKGDGKTGTCADKFPLLLTVVVGAIGGISFISIVTLVILLRKEKIKMREFYEKNGGPTLQKAKIIKLFKKEELKPILKSRNFIGKGGFGEVYKGRLLDIGLVAVKKPISGSVLENNQFANEVIIQSQVIHKNIVRLIGCCLEVDIPMLVYEFLSRGSLDDILHNNNVAPLDLDVRLHIAAEVADALAYMHSKAHTRILHGDVKPANILLDDDFMPKISDFGISRLIVRDRQHTNTVIGDRSYMDPEYLRSGLLTEKSDVYSFGVVILELISRQQATHLDGSGLVDNFLAAHKENRVAALFDNAFTRPRDLELLGNLAGIAIQCLEDDVNQRPSMVEVAERILAIYQSHITLI, encoded by the exons ATGAGCATTACGCCGTGGCACTACCATTCCCAGACCCAGCTGCTGTTGCCTCTTCTCCTGATCGCCCTTGCGGCGGCCACCCGGTTGGTGGTCCTAGGAGCCGCTGCTGAAAAGCAGGGGCAGCCAATCACACTTCCGGGTTGCCCAGACAAGTGCGGCGACATTAGCCTCCCGTTCCCGTTCGGCCTCGCCGCCATGCCCGGCTGCTTCCTTGAGGGCTTCGAGGTCTCCTGCAACGACTCCTTCGACCCCCCTCGAGCCTTCCTTGCTTACCCAGGTTTATCCCAGAGTGTGACCCGCTACTCCTACATCTACTCGGGGGCGGCGAACATCACTGGCCGGGTGCGGGACATGAATATCACGGTCGTGGTGGCGCCGTTCGAGCTCATTGGCGTATCATCCGCCAAGGGCGAGGTGCAGGTGTACGGCGCTGTAGCATCCGTCTGCAGCACAAATGCTGACAACTTTGTCAAAACTAGACAGGCTACATATTTGGTAGACACGCTCAGCATCAACGGGGAGGGGCCGTCGCCGTTCCTCCTGTCGATGACGCGCAATGTTCTCGTCGGCATCGGCTGGGACGTCGATGCTATGGTCTCCAGCAGCATCGGGGGGAAGGTCGGAAACAGCTACTTCCTCACCTGCGAGTCAGACCTCAGGGGCAACCTGCACGACGCCACCAATGGCTCCTGCTCCCGGCGGGGCTGCTGCCAGCCCTCCTTCCCGGAAGCGGCTCCCCTCGACAGGTTCTCTGTCAACGTGGATGGGCCCTATAACAACACCCTGTGGGAGACCAACCCGTGCTCCTATGCCATGGTGGTGGAGAGTTCGTGGTACAACTTCTCTACGCCGGACTTGTACGGCGACGAGTTGCAGCGCAAGATACTGCCAAGGGGCGTGCCGTACGTGCTGGATTTCGCCATCCGGAGCGGATCATGTCCACCCGAAGGGCAGCCGTCTCCCGTGTGCGCCAGCGCCGACAGCTATTGTGCCAACGCAACCAGGGGGCCTGGCTTTGTCTGCAAATGCTTGCCCCACTATGAGGGTAACCCTTACATCACCGGTGGATGCAAAG ACATCGATGAGTGCGAGCACCCTGATTTGTATCCTTGTTCTGGGACATGCATAAACAAGCCAGGAGGCTATGATTGCCCATGCCAAAGAGGGGAGAAAGGGGACGGGAAAACAGGAACTTGTGCAGACAAATTCCCCCTACTACTAACAGTGGTTGTTG GTGCAATAGGGGGGATTTCTTTCATTTCAATTGTgacacttgttattcttcttcgcaaagagaaaataaagatgaGAGAATTCTATGAAAAGAATGGCGGGCCTACCTTACAGAAGGCAAAAATCAtaaaacttttcaagaaggaggaACTCAAACCAATTCTAAAGAGTAGAAATTTTATTGGAAAAGGTGGCTTTGGTGAAGTTTACAAGGGTAGGCTGCTTGATATTGGGCTAGTTGCAGTGAAGAAGCCAATTAGTGGTAGTGTGTTAGAAAACAATCAATTTGCTAATGAAGTCATCATCCAATCTCAAGTAATCCACAAGAACATAGTCAGGCTCATCGGTTGTTGCCTAGAAGTTGATATCCCAATGCTAGTATATGAGTTTCTTTCCAGAGGTAGTCTCGATGACATTCTTCATAATAACAATGTTGCACCTCTTGACTTGGATGTGCGTTTACACATTGCTGCTGAGGTAGCAGATGCTCTAGCTTATATGCACTCAAAAGCCCATACTAGAATCTTACATGGTGATGTCAAACCAGCAAATATACTCTTGGATGATGACTTTATGCCAAAGATTTCAGATTTTGGCATATCGAGGTTGATTGTGAGAGATAGACAACACACAAATACAGTCATTGGTGACAGGAGTTATATGGATCCAGAGTACCTACGGTCGGGCCTACTGACTGAAAAAAGTGATGTCTACAGTTTTGGAGTTGTGATACTGGAACTTATTAGTAGGCAACAGGCTACACATTTAGATGGTAGTGGATTAGTAGACAATTTCCTTGCAGCCCACAAAGAAAATAGAGTTGCTGCGTTGTTTGATAACGCATTTACAAGGCCGAGAGATTTGGAGCTTCTTGGCAATCTTGCAGGGATCGCTATACAATGTCTTGAAGATGATGTGAATCAAAGGCCATCAATGGTAGAGGTAGCTGAGCGCATTCTCGCAATTTATCAATCTCATATCACGTTAATTTAG